The following are encoded in a window of Caldicellulosiruptor danielii genomic DNA:
- a CDS encoding sugar phosphate isomerase/epimerase family protein — MYKFVFSAFGDEIANSLDEQIEVLKKYDIEYLEFRSANGKNIADYTENEAREVLKKLKDNGIKVSAIGSPIGKVDVNCDFEKYLELFMHIAELAHILETRYIRIFSFYVPEGEEEKYTDVVIERISKFTEIAKRENLVLLHENEKEIYGSSAERCFKILSTINSPNLRATFDPANFVQCKVEVYPHAFEILKDYIEYVHIKDAKFSDGSVTVAGEGDGRVKDVIEALKKKGFCGFLSIEPHLNNNLPGGGPENFARAYRAIKKLIDEEGEI, encoded by the coding sequence ATGTATAAATTTGTATTCTCAGCATTTGGAGACGAGATAGCGAACAGTTTGGATGAGCAGATAGAAGTTCTGAAAAAATATGACATTGAATATTTAGAGTTTCGGTCTGCAAATGGTAAAAACATTGCTGACTATACTGAAAATGAGGCAAGGGAAGTTTTAAAAAAGTTAAAAGATAATGGTATAAAGGTTTCAGCGATAGGGTCTCCGATCGGCAAGGTTGATGTAAACTGCGACTTTGAAAAGTATCTTGAGCTTTTTATGCACATCGCAGAGCTTGCTCACATCCTTGAAACAAGGTACATACGCATCTTTTCGTTTTATGTTCCAGAGGGTGAAGAAGAAAAATACACAGATGTTGTCATTGAAAGGATTTCGAAGTTTACTGAGATTGCTAAGAGAGAAAATCTTGTTCTTCTTCACGAGAATGAAAAGGAGATATATGGAAGCAGTGCTGAAAGGTGTTTTAAGATCCTTTCCACAATTAACTCACCAAATTTGAGAGCAACATTTGACCCGGCAAATTTTGTTCAGTGCAAAGTAGAGGTCTATCCTCACGCGTTTGAGATTTTAAAGGATTACATTGAGTACGTGCACATAAAAGATGCAAAATTTTCAGATGGAAGTGTCACTGTTGCAGGTGAAGGTGATGGAAGGGTAAAAGATGTAATAGAAGCACTCAAAAAAAAGGGCTTTTGTGGTTTTTTATCGATAGAGCCTCATCTTAACAATAACCTTCCTGGTGGTGGACCTGAAAACTTTGCGAGGGCTTATAGGGCAATAAAAAAGCTCATAGATGAGGAAGGGGAGATTTAA
- a CDS encoding rod-binding protein: MNRIPSINIQAGYQKAIDNSIIDKLEKAYSEKDKQKLKEACEEFEAIMLSAIFKQMQKSIPKGGLFQESIADDIFNDMFVDEVSKKASKQGGIGLSKLLYDSMIKRIENEYKFKEE; encoded by the coding sequence ATGAACAGGATACCGAGCATTAATATTCAGGCGGGTTATCAGAAGGCGATAGATAATTCTATAATAGACAAGCTTGAAAAAGCGTATTCTGAGAAAGACAAACAAAAGCTAAAAGAGGCTTGTGAGGAATTTGAAGCTATCATGCTGTCGGCCATTTTTAAACAGATGCAAAAGTCAATTCCCAAAGGTGGTCTTTTTCAAGAAAGTATTGCAGATGATATTTTTAACGACATGTTTGTTGACGAGGTTTCAAAAAAGGCTTCAAAACAAGGTGGAATAGGCCTTTCCAAGCTTTTGTATGATTCGATGATAAAGAGGATTGAAAATGAATATAAATTCAAAGAAGAATAA
- the flgG gene encoding flagellar basal-body rod protein FlgG, with translation MMRALYSAALGMKAQQTNVDIISNNLANVNTTAFKKDKAEFKDLLYETLSRADVVAGDGKPVSLQIGHGVTISAITKSFSEGNLERTENPLDLAIQGEGFFVVLTPNGPRYTRDGSFKVSNVEGQIKLVTSDGYPVLAEGDTEIVLPETAISSITIDETGRITYKDAEGQIQDSGFKIKIVRFINPQGLLAEGKNLYNVSAASGDPVSEEETEGPKSRILQGFLEMSNVQVVDEMVKLIIAQRAYEINSKAIQTADDMLSMANNLKR, from the coding sequence ATGATGAGAGCACTTTATTCTGCTGCCCTGGGTATGAAAGCACAGCAGACAAATGTTGATATCATATCAAATAATCTTGCAAATGTGAATACAACAGCTTTCAAAAAAGACAAGGCTGAGTTTAAAGATCTTTTGTATGAGACTTTGTCGCGTGCAGATGTTGTTGCAGGTGACGGAAAACCTGTAAGTCTCCAAATAGGTCATGGCGTGACAATCTCTGCTATTACAAAGAGCTTTTCAGAAGGTAACTTGGAGAGGACTGAAAACCCACTTGATTTGGCAATTCAGGGGGAAGGATTTTTTGTGGTATTAACCCCTAACGGTCCAAGATATACAAGAGATGGTAGTTTTAAGGTTTCTAACGTTGAGGGACAGATAAAACTTGTGACCTCAGATGGATATCCAGTTTTAGCAGAGGGCGACACCGAGATTGTTCTTCCAGAGACTGCAATTTCAAGTATCACAATAGATGAAACAGGAAGAATAACTTACAAAGATGCAGAAGGTCAAATCCAGGATTCAGGTTTTAAAATCAAAATAGTGAGGTTTATAAATCCTCAAGGACTTTTGGCAGAAGGCAAAAACCTGTACAACGTCTCTGCTGCATCTGGCGACCCTGTTTCTGAAGAGGAGACAGAAGGTCCAAAGAGTAGAATACTTCAGGGATTCCTCGAGATGTCGAATGTACAGGTTGTTGATGAAATGGTAAAGCTAATTATTGCCCAAAGAGCGTATGAGATCAATTCCAAGGCTATCCAAACAGCTGACGATATGCTCTCTATGGCAAACAACCTGAAGAGATAA
- the flgF gene encoding flagellar basal-body rod protein FlgF — protein MIRGIYTSASGMILNQKLMDITANNVANVSTTGFKRDVAQVESFRNMLVYRIYDKPSSPDNAIGYMSLGADVSRIVSDFSQGLYIKTDEPLNLAIRGNGFFAVEVPGGQGGQQALYTRNGAFTLNSRGELVTLDGFYVLGQNGRIVLQNHGQIRIDEQGNIYQDGRFVDRLRVVDFQDKMLLRKLGNNLFEADATAQQIPFSGKILQGYLEGSNVNSVQEMVNMINVLRAYEANQKAFTIHDETLQKAVSEIARK, from the coding sequence ATGATTAGAGGGATTTACACATCGGCGTCGGGGATGATTTTGAATCAAAAACTTATGGATATAACAGCAAACAATGTGGCAAATGTGAGCACAACCGGTTTTAAAAGAGATGTTGCGCAGGTTGAAAGTTTCAGAAACATGCTTGTCTACAGGATATACGACAAACCTTCTTCGCCTGACAATGCAATAGGGTATATGTCCTTAGGTGCTGATGTGTCAAGGATTGTGAGTGATTTTTCCCAGGGACTTTACATAAAAACAGATGAACCTTTGAACTTAGCAATAAGAGGAAATGGTTTTTTTGCTGTGGAAGTGCCAGGAGGCCAAGGTGGTCAGCAAGCCCTTTATACCAGAAACGGTGCGTTTACTTTAAATTCACGGGGAGAGCTTGTAACACTTGATGGTTTTTATGTCCTTGGGCAGAATGGAAGAATTGTCCTTCAAAATCACGGGCAAATAAGAATAGACGAGCAGGGAAATATTTATCAGGATGGGAGATTTGTTGACAGGCTCAGAGTTGTTGATTTTCAGGATAAAATGCTTCTTCGCAAGCTTGGCAACAACCTCTTTGAAGCAGATGCTACTGCACAGCAAATACCATTTTCAGGTAAAATCCTTCAGGGATATCTGGAAGGCTCAAATGTAAATTCTGTTCAAGAGATGGTCAATATGATAAATGTGCTTCGGGCGTATGAAGCAAACCAGAAGGCGTTTACCATTCATGATGAGACATTGCAAAAGGCAGTAAGTGAGATTGCAAGAAAGTAG
- a CDS encoding rod shape-determining protein: MAFGTDIGIDLGTATVLVYVKGKGIVLREPSVVAIEQTRKQILAVGEEARRMIGRTPGNIVAVRPLRDGVISDYEVTEAMLKYFLGKVLGKRVFFKPRVVVCVPSGVTEVEKRAVLDATYEAGAKQTFLIEEPIAAAIGAGLDISRPVGCMVIDIGGGTTDIAVISLGGAVVSESIKVAGDKFDEAIIRYIRKKHSVAIGERTAEELKINIGCAYKKPKTEAMEVRGRSLLTGLPKTITVTSDEMLLALEEPISAIIEAVHRVLENTPPELAADITSTGIVMTGGGSLLWGLDKLISEKTGIPTRIADDPVSCVALGTGKALEALDVLEASLIKDPRVR; encoded by the coding sequence ATGGCGTTTGGAACAGATATAGGAATAGATTTGGGTACAGCAACAGTTTTGGTGTATGTGAAAGGAAAGGGTATAGTTTTGAGAGAACCATCAGTTGTTGCAATAGAACAGACAAGAAAACAGATTTTGGCAGTTGGAGAAGAAGCAAGACGCATGATTGGAAGAACACCGGGCAATATCGTGGCAGTAAGACCCCTTCGTGACGGTGTCATTTCAGACTATGAAGTTACAGAGGCAATGCTAAAATATTTTTTGGGGAAGGTACTGGGTAAGAGGGTATTTTTCAAACCGAGGGTTGTTGTGTGTGTGCCATCCGGAGTTACAGAGGTTGAAAAAAGAGCAGTTTTAGATGCAACATACGAAGCAGGTGCAAAGCAAACATTTTTAATAGAAGAGCCAATTGCAGCAGCTATCGGTGCAGGACTTGATATATCAAGACCGGTAGGCTGCATGGTTATTGATATCGGCGGCGGAACAACAGACATTGCGGTGATTTCTCTTGGAGGAGCAGTTGTCAGCGAATCGATTAAAGTTGCAGGGGATAAATTTGATGAAGCAATTATCCGATATATAAGAAAGAAGCACAGTGTTGCAATTGGCGAAAGAACAGCAGAGGAGCTGAAGATAAACATTGGATGTGCTTACAAAAAACCAAAGACTGAAGCAATGGAAGTGCGAGGAAGAAGTCTTTTGACAGGTCTTCCAAAGACAATAACAGTCACATCTGACGAGATGCTTTTAGCATTAGAAGAGCCTATTTCTGCTATAATTGAAGCTGTGCACAGGGTTTTGGAGAACACACCACCTGAACTTGCAGCAGACATTACCTCAACTGGGATAGTGATGACAGGCGGAGGAAGCCTTTTATGGGGGCTTGACAAGCTTATCTCTGAAAAGACAGGAATTCCAACAAGGATTGCTGATGACCCTGTGTCGTGCGTTGCGCTTGGAACAGGGAAAGCGTTAGAGGCCTTAGATGTTTTGGAAGCAAGTCTTATAAAAGATCCAAGAGTCAGGTAA
- a CDS encoding S41 family peptidase, with amino-acid sequence MKINRKLLIKIVAIVVTLSIFFAVPVYSQFFIISTDFPTDQQMDYIKKVLQVAKVYHIGKYSYDELIDMMFSGLFKSLDKYSEYMKPQQAQDFTQSVNGEFSGIGIQIEKHEDYIVVVGVFDGTPAKEAGLKVGDKIIAADGKSLVGKTTDDAVKLIRGQEGTTVVIDILRDGKTYRFSIVRRKIKIPVVEYKVLENNIGYIKLTQFTQGCSNDVKKALDEFDKKGIKNIIFDIRNNPGGLLDEVVKICEYFVPEGPIVTIEYNTFKDEYKSKNKNPKYRLAVLTNESSASASEIFAQAIKDRKVGVVIGTKTYGKGTVQSLIGLPETDTKKGYVAKVTVAKYKSPSGYYVEGKGVVPDIEVQDDSLTQFGPDKILSLSTSKKFKKGDMDLEVLAAQQRLYYLGYLSGWTAKMDDSTIVAVKKFQKDNKLYPSGVLDITTQKKLNEKFLEFVKSRYVDKQLQRAIQYFKTGK; translated from the coding sequence ATGAAGATTAACAGAAAGCTTTTGATAAAGATTGTAGCCATCGTAGTTACCCTCTCTATTTTTTTTGCAGTTCCTGTGTATTCCCAATTTTTTATAATCTCAACCGATTTTCCTACAGACCAGCAGATGGACTATATCAAAAAGGTGTTGCAGGTTGCAAAGGTGTATCATATAGGGAAGTATAGCTATGACGAGCTTATTGATATGATGTTTTCAGGACTTTTCAAAAGTCTTGACAAGTATTCAGAGTACATGAAACCCCAGCAGGCTCAGGATTTTACCCAGAGCGTAAACGGAGAGTTTTCGGGCATAGGTATCCAGATAGAAAAACATGAGGACTACATAGTTGTTGTTGGAGTTTTTGATGGAACACCAGCTAAAGAAGCGGGGTTGAAAGTTGGCGACAAAATCATTGCAGCGGACGGAAAGTCTCTGGTTGGGAAGACAACAGATGATGCTGTAAAACTCATTCGCGGTCAGGAAGGCACAACTGTTGTGATTGACATCTTAAGAGATGGTAAGACTTACAGATTTTCTATTGTCAGAAGAAAGATAAAGATTCCTGTTGTGGAGTATAAGGTGCTTGAAAATAACATCGGTTACATTAAACTCACACAGTTTACCCAGGGGTGTTCAAATGACGTCAAGAAGGCTCTTGATGAGTTTGACAAAAAAGGCATCAAGAACATTATTTTTGATATTCGAAACAACCCCGGTGGGCTTTTAGATGAGGTAGTAAAGATATGTGAATATTTTGTTCCAGAAGGGCCAATTGTAACAATTGAGTACAACACATTCAAAGACGAGTACAAATCAAAGAACAAAAATCCAAAGTACAGACTTGCAGTTTTAACAAACGAGTCGAGTGCCTCTGCTTCAGAGATTTTTGCCCAGGCAATAAAGGATAGAAAAGTAGGAGTTGTGATTGGTACAAAAACGTATGGCAAAGGAACTGTACAGAGCTTAATTGGTCTTCCTGAGACAGACACCAAAAAAGGGTATGTAGCAAAAGTGACTGTTGCAAAGTACAAGTCGCCGTCTGGGTATTATGTTGAGGGAAAAGGTGTTGTGCCAGACATAGAGGTTCAGGACGACTCACTTACCCAGTTTGGACCTGATAAGATTTTGAGCCTTAGCACAAGCAAAAAGTTCAAAAAAGGTGATATGGACTTAGAAGTTTTGGCAGCTCAGCAAAGGCTTTATTACCTTGGATATTTAAGCGGCTGGACAGCCAAGATGGACGATAGCACCATTGTTGCAGTTAAAAAGTTTCAGAAAGACAATAAGCTTTATCCTTCTGGAGTGCTTGATATAACAACACAGAAAAAGTTAAATGAGAAGTTTTTAGAATTTGTAAAATCCAGGTATGTTGACAAACAGCTACAGCGAGCAATCCAGTATTTTAAAACTGGAAAATAG